The following coding sequences lie in one Streptomyces albofaciens JCM 4342 genomic window:
- a CDS encoding L,D-transpeptidase: MPDNTAPPAPSRTRRLRRGLAAASLLAAGALALSACGGDASAGGKDGKDQAAGADAAAAKDASEAKISVTSKDGATDASINDTGVKVSGGKLTDVKLVQADNGAEVKGSITDDGSSWKPAKQLERGTKYKLVANAKDGKGRPATENRTFTTVSSKNSFIGSYTPDGGKTVGVGMPVSFNFDKVITNKKDVQSHITVTSSSGQKVVGHWFGSQRLDFRPEEYWKAGSKVTLKIDLDGVKGGQGITGVQSKTVNFTIGRSQVSTVDMKTQTMTVVRDGKTVKSIPISGGSPKNPTYNGQMVISEKFTQTRMDGSTVGFGGEYDIKDVPHAMRLSSSGTFIHGNYWGSPSIFGRAGTSHGCVGLQDNKGGGGDTPGKWFFENSLIGDVVVVKNSPDRTVKPDNGLNGWNMSWSEWQAGSAN, translated from the coding sequence ATGCCGGACAACACCGCGCCGCCCGCACCGTCCCGCACCCGTCGGCTGCGTCGCGGACTCGCGGCGGCCTCCCTCCTGGCCGCCGGCGCCCTGGCCCTGTCCGCCTGCGGCGGCGACGCCTCGGCGGGCGGCAAGGACGGCAAGGACCAGGCGGCCGGTGCGGATGCCGCGGCCGCCAAGGACGCCTCCGAGGCGAAGATCTCGGTCACCTCGAAGGACGGCGCCACCGACGCCAGCATCAACGACACCGGCGTCAAGGTCAGCGGCGGCAAGCTGACCGACGTCAAGCTGGTGCAGGCGGACAACGGCGCCGAGGTCAAGGGCTCGATAACCGACGACGGTTCGTCCTGGAAGCCGGCGAAGCAGCTGGAGCGCGGCACCAAGTACAAGCTGGTGGCCAACGCCAAGGACGGCAAGGGCCGGCCCGCCACCGAGAACCGCACCTTCACCACGGTCTCCTCGAAGAACAGCTTCATCGGCTCCTACACGCCCGACGGCGGCAAGACCGTCGGTGTGGGCATGCCGGTGTCCTTCAACTTCGACAAGGTGATCACCAACAAGAAGGATGTGCAGTCGCACATCACGGTGACCTCCAGCAGCGGCCAGAAGGTCGTCGGCCACTGGTTCGGCTCGCAGCGCCTGGACTTCCGCCCGGAGGAGTACTGGAAGGCCGGCTCCAAGGTCACGCTGAAGATCGACCTGGACGGGGTCAAGGGCGGCCAGGGCATCACCGGTGTGCAGTCCAAGACGGTGAACTTCACCATCGGCCGCTCGCAGGTCTCCACCGTCGACATGAAGACGCAGACCATGACGGTGGTCCGGGACGGCAAGACGGTCAAGTCGATCCCGATCTCCGGCGGCAGCCCGAAGAACCCGACCTACAACGGCCAGATGGTCATCTCCGAGAAGTTCACCCAGACCCGGATGGACGGCTCGACCGTCGGCTTCGGCGGCGAGTACGACATCAAGGACGTGCCGCACGCCATGCGGCTCTCCTCCTCCGGCACGTTCATCCACGGCAACTACTGGGGCAGCCCGTCGATCTTCGGCCGGGCCGGGACGAGCCACGGCTGCGTCGGCCTCCAGGACAACAAGGGCGGTGGCGGCGACACCCCGGGCAAGTGGTTCTTCGAGAACTCGCTCATCGGGGACGTGGTGGTCGTCAAGAACTCGCCCGACCGCACCGTGAAGCCGGACAACGGTCTCAACGGCTGGAACATGTCCTGGTCGGAATGGCAGGCGGGCAGCGCGAACTGA
- a CDS encoding CaiB/BaiF CoA transferase family protein, whose protein sequence is MPQPTTAVTPTTATTPKALAGILVADFSRVLAGPLAAATLADLGADVIKVERPGTGDDTRSWGPPFAADGTAAYFDAANRSKRGLALDLADPDDAAAARELARRADVLIENFRPGALARYGLDPATTVAAHPGLVHCSITGFGSGAGAHLPGYDFVVQAAGGLMSITGEPGGPPLKAGVALVDVLTAKDATTAVLAALRHRDRTGQGQHVEVNLLSSLLGSLVNQASGQLATGRDPGPMGNRHPSIAPYETLACRDGEPLAVAVGNDRQFRALAHALGAPGLADDERFARNQDRVRHRTELVKELEERLAADTPAAWTERLTAASVPCGPVNTVGEALRLAERLGLEPVVPVGADRVPQVRSPLRLSATPVAAPCAPPALDEHGEPLRAWLSGPPEAPLPPLHHP, encoded by the coding sequence GTGCCGCAGCCGACCACCGCCGTCACCCCCACCACCGCCACCACCCCCAAGGCCCTGGCGGGCATCCTCGTGGCCGACTTCAGCCGCGTGCTGGCCGGGCCGCTGGCCGCCGCCACGCTGGCCGACCTGGGCGCCGATGTGATCAAGGTGGAGCGGCCGGGGACCGGCGACGACACCCGCTCCTGGGGGCCGCCCTTCGCCGCCGACGGCACGGCCGCGTACTTCGACGCCGCCAACCGCTCCAAGCGCGGCCTCGCCCTGGATCTGGCCGACCCCGATGACGCGGCGGCGGCCCGGGAGCTGGCCCGCCGGGCCGACGTACTGATCGAGAACTTCCGGCCGGGCGCGCTCGCCCGCTACGGCCTGGACCCGGCGACGACCGTCGCCGCCCACCCCGGCCTGGTCCACTGCTCGATCACCGGCTTCGGCTCCGGCGCGGGCGCGCACCTGCCGGGCTACGACTTCGTCGTCCAGGCCGCCGGGGGCCTGATGAGCATCACCGGCGAACCGGGCGGGCCGCCCCTGAAGGCGGGCGTCGCGCTCGTCGACGTACTGACGGCGAAGGACGCCACCACCGCCGTACTGGCCGCGCTGCGCCACCGCGACCGGACGGGGCAGGGCCAGCACGTCGAGGTCAACCTGCTGTCGTCGCTGCTCGGTTCGCTGGTCAACCAGGCGTCCGGGCAGCTGGCCACCGGCCGCGACCCCGGCCCGATGGGCAACCGGCACCCGAGCATCGCCCCGTACGAGACGCTGGCCTGCCGGGACGGCGAGCCGCTGGCCGTCGCGGTCGGCAACGACCGGCAGTTCCGCGCGCTGGCGCACGCGCTGGGCGCGCCCGGGCTGGCCGACGACGAGCGTTTCGCACGCAACCAGGACCGGGTGCGCCACCGCACCGAACTGGTCAAGGAGCTGGAGGAGCGGCTGGCGGCGGACACGCCCGCGGCCTGGACCGAGCGGCTGACCGCCGCATCCGTTCCCTGCGGGCCGGTCAACACCGTCGGCGAGGCGCTGCGGCTGGCCGAACGGCTCGGCCTGGAGCCGGTCGTGCCGGTCGGCGCGGACCGCGTACCGCAGGTGCGCAGTCCGCTGCGGCTGTCCGCCACACCGGTCGCCGCACCGTGCGCCCCGCCCGCGCTGGACGAGCACGGCGAGCCCCTGCGCGCCTGGCTGTCCGGCCCGCCCGAGGCCCCCCTGCCACCCCTTCACCATCCTTGA
- a CDS encoding Yip1 family protein, whose product MSAPPPPPTLVQPPTGSKPGPPKRRRLWWHRLVLGLWYRPVEVMDEARDRSAWSAAVLLCLVSGALGIVSVDAFRKQWALDQQLALQLAAIAEAGVLVASLALGVVTHAIARTIGGNGRFEPTVSLFVVLFWVTDLPRLALATWLPHNSTLVQAVAWTTWGFGYLLAILLIRGQHHLSTLKAAVAVAVQMLASLALLKLGPVR is encoded by the coding sequence ATGTCCGCGCCGCCGCCTCCCCCCACGCTCGTCCAGCCGCCCACCGGAAGCAAGCCCGGCCCGCCGAAACGGCGCCGCCTGTGGTGGCACCGTCTGGTCCTCGGCCTCTGGTACCGGCCGGTCGAGGTGATGGACGAGGCCCGGGACCGCAGCGCCTGGAGTGCGGCGGTCCTGCTGTGCCTGGTCAGCGGCGCCCTCGGCATCGTGTCGGTGGACGCCTTCCGCAAGCAGTGGGCGCTGGACCAGCAGCTGGCGCTGCAACTGGCGGCGATCGCGGAGGCGGGGGTGCTGGTCGCCAGCCTCGCGCTGGGCGTGGTCACCCACGCCATCGCCCGGACGATCGGCGGGAACGGCCGGTTCGAGCCGACGGTCAGCCTGTTCGTCGTGCTGTTCTGGGTCACCGACCTGCCGCGGCTCGCGCTGGCGACCTGGCTGCCGCACAACTCCACCCTCGTGCAGGCCGTCGCCTGGACGACCTGGGGCTTCGGCTATCTGCTGGCCATACTGCTCATCCGGGGCCAGCACCACCTGTCCACCCTCAAGGCGGCGGTGGCGGTGGCGGTGCAGATGCTGGCGTCACTGGCACTGCTGAAACTGGGGCCGGTGCGGTGA
- a CDS encoding P1 family peptidase: MADDTEQQRDTTGTHDTRTPASRSGPRDALTDVTGLRVGHAQRLGDGWLSGTTVVLAPEGGAIAAVDVRGGGPGTRETDALDPRNLVQRIEAVVLSGGSAFGLDAASGAVAWLEEQGRGYRVGPDPAQVVPVVPAAALFDLGRGGDWRARPDAAFGRAAIEDAAGTDLGAPVAQGNIGAGAGAVAGGVKGGIGTTSLVLPSGVTVAALAAVNAAGSVVDPGTGALYGRYGEQAHAAEHGTPVTPSPEVHAAARRRLAEARSASERRSATSVRPPLNTTLAVVATDAALNRAQAQKLAGIAHDGLARAVRPAHLLNDGDTVFALATGDRPLVPEEAAADPAFGVHAEAGALNEILAAGAEALTRAVVKAVLAAETVDTPGGCFPSYRDLYPAP; this comes from the coding sequence ATGGCCGACGACACCGAACAGCAGCGCGACACGACCGGTACCCACGACACCCGCACCCCGGCCTCCCGCTCGGGCCCCCGCGACGCCCTGACCGACGTCACCGGCCTGCGGGTGGGCCACGCGCAGCGCCTCGGCGACGGGTGGCTGTCCGGCACCACCGTCGTGCTGGCCCCCGAAGGCGGAGCCATCGCGGCCGTGGATGTGCGCGGCGGCGGCCCCGGCACCCGCGAGACGGACGCCCTGGACCCGCGCAACCTGGTCCAGCGCATCGAGGCCGTCGTCCTGAGCGGCGGCAGCGCCTTCGGCCTGGACGCCGCGTCAGGTGCGGTGGCCTGGCTGGAGGAACAGGGCCGCGGCTACCGCGTCGGCCCGGACCCGGCGCAGGTCGTGCCCGTCGTACCGGCCGCGGCCCTGTTCGACCTGGGCCGGGGCGGCGACTGGCGGGCCCGCCCGGACGCCGCGTTCGGCCGCGCGGCCATCGAGGACGCGGCCGGTACGGACCTGGGCGCACCCGTCGCCCAGGGCAACATCGGCGCCGGCGCGGGCGCGGTGGCCGGCGGCGTCAAGGGCGGCATCGGCACCACCAGCCTGGTCCTGCCGTCGGGCGTCACCGTCGCCGCGCTGGCGGCCGTCAACGCGGCGGGGTCGGTGGTCGATCCGGGTACCGGCGCACTGTACGGACGGTACGGGGAACAGGCGCACGCGGCGGAGCACGGTACGCCCGTCACGCCCTCCCCCGAGGTCCACGCCGCCGCGCGGCGCCGCCTCGCCGAGGCCCGCAGCGCTTCCGAGCGGCGCTCGGCCACCTCCGTACGCCCGCCCCTGAACACCACCCTCGCCGTCGTCGCGACGGATGCGGCCCTCAACCGTGCCCAGGCCCAGAAGCTGGCGGGCATCGCGCACGACGGCCTGGCACGCGCGGTACGCCCGGCGCATCTGCTCAACGACGGCGACACCGTCTTCGCGCTCGCCACCGGGGACCGGCCGCTGGTGCCGGAAGAGGCCGCGGCCGACCCGGCGTTCGGGGTGCACGCCGAGGCCGGTGCGCTGAACGAGATCCTGGCCGCGGGGGCCGAGGCGCTGACCCGCGCGGTGGTCAAGGCCGTGCTCGCGGCGGAGACGGTGGACACTCCGGGCGGCTGCTTCCCGTCGTACCGGGACCTCTACCCGGCCCCGTAA